Part of the Sulfurimonas denitrificans DSM 1251 genome is shown below.
CTTGAACTAACGCTTTTGCAGTTTTAATCTCTGCTCTTATATCATCATGAAAAGCCCACATATTTTGGCTTGGACTTGTCCAACCATATTTTTCCAAATATGGAAAAAGTTGATTCTCTTTTCTTGCAAAGTGTTTCTCAACTAAGCAAAGTTTATTGAATTTTGCTTCAAACTCTTCAAAATTTTCTACTATATTTATACTATTAATACTTCCAATGAGACCTCTCATCAGCATATTTTCTTCCAGATAAACTTTTAATGGATGCCCATCTGGCAAATTTAGATACGAATTCATAATATTTGTTCCTTGAATATTTAAGTAACAAAATTATACTCTTTAAAAAAAATCTCTCTTTGATTTATAACAAGAGAAAAGTTATTGCTGTTTCAGTCTAACTCTTTGAGAATGAGTAATAGCAACTGCAATAGCATCCGTAATATCAAGCGGTTTTATCTCTTTTTTTATATTTAAAAGCCTCTTTGCCATAAATGCAACTTGCTCTTTTGTAGCTTTACCGTTTCCTGTTAATGCTTTTTTTACCTGAAGAGCCGTATATTCACTAAACTGTCCAAACTGCTGGATTAACATTAGCATAATAGCACCACGAAATTGTGCAAGTTTTATAGTTGTTTTTGGATTATGTGCATAAAAAATATCTTCTATTGCAACTTCATCTATTTTATGATTTTTAAATATTCCCTCAAAAGCTTCAACCATTTGGGGAATCTGAAATTGCAACTCTTCGGCTTTTATCTTTATAAGTCCTGCCTCAATTAACGCTATTTTG
Proteins encoded:
- the ruvC gene encoding crossover junction endodeoxyribonuclease RuvC is translated as MTILGIDPGTRKMGYALISLEKGKIALIEAGLIKIKAEELQFQIPQMVEAFEGIFKNHKIDEVAIEDIFYAHNPKTTIKLAQFRGAIMLMLIQQFGQFSEYTALQVKKALTGNGKATKEQVAFMAKRLLNIKKEIKPLDITDAIAVAITHSQRVRLKQQ